A segment of the Chlorogloeopsis sp. ULAP01 genome:
AAAAGTGTATTTACTCTATCGCGGCGATATTTAAGTTTCAGTAAGTTTCAGACTTATCAAAAAGCCTGAATCCATTCTTTGATTGTGTATTCAGTCCAAACACCGTTTTTCCAGTAAGGATCATTTTCTACTAATTGGCGCACTGTGTCTTGATCTGGAGCTTCGTAAATGCCAAAAACTTTGGTTAAATCTTGGGTAGGACCAATAGTAATTAATACACCAGATTCTTTCTGTTTTGCTAATCCATCTAAATGTACTTGACGATAAGGAGCGCGTTTTTCAAGTACATCTTCGCAGTAACTTCCCCACATTACGTATTTTGGCATAATTAATTGTTAATGGTTAATGTTAATGGCTAATTGCTAATGGCTAATGGTTAATAGCAACGAACAATTAACTATTAGCTATTAGCATTCTGATTAACTTCTCAAAGAGACGCCAAATTTCTCCACCAATGTATCGCGGACTTTTTGATGCACGGGTTCTACTTCTGCATCGGTGAGAGTGCGATCGCTGGCTCGATAGATTAAGCGGAATGCTAAACTCCGCTGCCCTTGAGGTACGTGTTCGCCGTGATACTCATCAAACAATTCCACAGACTCCAGCAAATCTTTGCCAACTTTGGTAATAACTTTTTCAATTTCTGCAACTGTCACTTTCACTGGTGCGAAAAAGGCAATGTCTCTGTCGGTAGCTGGATAAGTAGAATAAGGCTTGAAAGCAGGAACAAGAATTTCATCTTGATCAAGCGCATCCAACAACACATTTAGATCCAACTGGAATATGGAAATTGCATCTGGTAAATTTTTTTCTCGCTGTAGTTGGGGATGCAGTTGTCCAAACACACCCAATCTAGAACCTCCCAGCCATAGGGAAGCGGTGCGCCCTGGGTGTAAGCGGCGATCGCGGCAATCGGGTTGATATTCCACCTGCAAGCCCATGAGTTGAAATACGCTTTCGAGTATGCCTTTGGCTTCAAACCATGTCATGGGTTGTTCGCGCCCGCTTCTTATCCATTTGCTAGATGTAGGATCGCCTCCCATAATTCCGGCTAGGGCATCTGCCTCTTGCAATCCATTTTCTTCTTGCCAAAAAATACGCCCAATTTCAAAACCATTGAGAGAGCCGTTGCCTTGCTCTAAATTGTATTGAAAAGCATCAATCAACCCGGAAATTAAATCGGTTCGTAGCGCTGAATATTCTACAAATAAAGGGTTGGCTAGCACTATTTGTCTATCTTCTCCCGGTTTTACCAAGGAGTAGTGCATTAATTCTGTCAAACCTTTGGCTCGAAAGGCAGCGCGCAATTTGCGCAACATTTCTTGTTCAAAAGGTAAATAGCCTGCTTCTGACTTTTCTGGCAGAGTATCGCAGAAGCGATCGTAACCGTAGAGGCGGGCGATTTCTTCAATCAAATCAATTTCTCGCTCCAAGTCCCGATAACGATAGGGTGGTACTGTTACCATCCAAGTACGCTCTTCTATAGGAGTGAGTTGGCACGATAGGGCAGTGAGGATGCGCTCTACATCTTCACTTTGTAATTCTCCGTTTTTTTCTCCCAAATCAATAGGCCCTAACACCTGATTAACTCGATCTAAACGCAATTCTATCGAACGTGTCCAAGTTGATGGATCGGGGCGGGTATCGGCTATTTCCTGAGTCACAAGCTTTCCAAAAGCAAGTTCCGTTAGTAGGGATAAGGCGCGGCGTGTAGCTATTTCCAATCCAGCGCTATTCACGCCCCGCTCGTATCGGGATGAAGACTCGCTTCTTAACCCCACACTTCGAGAAGAACGACGAATCGCTACGGGATCAAATAGTGCAGCTTCTAATACTAGATTTTGCGTATTTCCATGGACTTCCGTTGCTTCACCGCCCATTACTCCTGCTAAAGCAACAGGTTTATCATTGGCAGTAATTAACAAATTTTGGGTGGAGAGAGTGCGAGTTTGCCCATCTAGAGTTTTCAGAGATTCTCCTGCATTGGCAAAGCGGACACCAATGGTTAATTTTTCGCCTCCAGTAACTGATTGTAGGCGATCACAATCAAAGGCATGTAGTGGTTGTCCCCATTCCAACAATACATAGTTGGTAATATCTACTACATTATTAATCGGTCGTACTCCCGCAGCCCGCAACCGTTGTTGCAGCCATTCTGGAGAAGGAGCAATTTTAACTTGTTTAATGACTGTGCCAATATAAGCGGGGCAAGCTTGCGTATCAGCTACTTTAATCGCTAAATTGCCTGCGCCTTGGGGAACCGATGCTTCATCAGGTTCGGGAATAGTCAATTTTGCACCTGTGAGGGCTGCTACTTCCCGCGCTATACCTACCATACTTAAAGCATCAGCGCGGTTAGCAGTAGCAGTCACATCTAAAATCACATCATCTAAACCCAATAGCGATCGCACATCACTACCCAGTGGCAAATTTTCTTGGGTAAAAATATGAATTCCATCTACATCGCTAGGCAAACCCAGTTCTTTTAGAGAGCAGATCATGCCATTTGACGGAACACCACGCAGTTTTGCAGGTTTAATCTTTAAATCAATATTTGGTAAATAAGTGCCTACTGTTGCTACTGGCACATAAATATCTGCTCGGACATTGGGAGCACCGCAGACGATATTTAAAGTCTCACCTGTGCCAACATCAACTTGGCAAACACTTAATTTATCAGCATTGGGGTGGGGTTGGCGCTCAAGCACTCTTCCCACAACAACACCATCTGCCCAAGTGCGGCGATCTTCAATATCTTCAACTTCAAACCCCGCCATTGTCAGAGTTTCTGCTAAATCTTCCGGGTTGAGCTTTACCTCGACTAGTTCCCGCAGCCATTTAATAGAAATACGCATGGAATATGTGCTTGTGCGAAATCAGAGCTGAAATCAGAATGCAATGACTATTCTAGAACTAATCGCTGAAGTTCCTCACCAAATACAACAAGCAATATTATTCATTCCCCTCCTCACTTGCGGGCAAGGTTAGGGCTGGGGTTTCTCTTTGGAGAGAGACGAAGGGAGACATAATTCTTCCGGAAAACTGCTGTAACGTTCTGTTGATTAACAATAAACTGAGTTTGATTCAAATATCAGACAATATAGAAACGAGTGTCACAAGTTAAGGTCGAAATGTGATGAATAAAGCGACGTAAGTAACTTACCTACAAAAGCTATCATTAAACGAGTAGCATAGGTGATTTTGCCCTGATCTAGAAAAATTACCCAAAAAAATGAGTTATTTAATGCTTTAAACAAGAACCGCCATCAAAACCAGATAGTTGTTGTGATGAACTGAATTAATAGAATTTTGTAAATGTGCTGTATTTATTCATCACTATAAAAATTCATGGTTATTCAGAACAAACTTTATAGGTTTGCCATAGTAAAAGATATTGTATTTCGAGTTAAATTATTCATTTTTATAAATCAATTTTATTTCCATAGCATAGCCGAGGTGTTATCAAATCTGAACTGTGCTAGTTTTATTAAAATTTTTATAAAGTTTAAAGTAAGTAGTTTTAAGTATTTTTTGATGAAGGTTAATTCTATTTTTATTTTAGGTTTTGGTGATAGTATCGATTGTTTAATTCTGTTAATGGATTTCATCTAAAATATTACTGTTCTACACGAAATCTTTAAGAGAATACGTCAGCAAAGGTACGTAATTATAGTATTCTAGTTTAATAATGTATAAATTTTTTATCAGCACTTCTACAGTAATGCCAGCCTCTGGCAGGTTCCCTTCTTAAACTATTAACTAAGTCTTAGGGAAGATTTTTGAGAAGTTGTGCGTATTCTGGTAGCAGCGACTTGTTTCATTGTATAGTAACCAATCTACTGAACCATATATACTATCTGAGGTTTAGCAGTACTGGAGACTATAATACTCTGAACAATAGGTAAACAAATCTTTGGAGTTCGACATAACAAGAGAAGTTATGCAAGATACATTAAAACTTGATGAAGTAGTTGAATTTGCCGAAAATCCTGAGCCACGTTGTCCTTGTGTGCTGCTACTCGATACATCCGGTTCAATGCAAGGAATACCAATCAATGCATTGAATGAGGGGTTACTGAGTTTTAAGGATGAATTAATTAAAAATTCCTTGGCATCCAGGAGGGTTGAAGTAGCAATAGTCACCTTTGATAGTCATGTCAATGTTGTACAAGACTTTGTGACAGCGGATCAATTTAATCCGCCCATATTAACTGCCCAAGGCTTAACTAACATGGGTTCTGGAATCCATAAAGCCCTAGACATGATTCAAGAGCGCAAAGCTCAGTATCGCAGTAACGGTGTTGCTTATTATCGTCCTTGGGTATTTATGATCACTGACGGAGAACCGCAAGGCGAGTCAGATAACATCATAGAGCAAGCTACGAAGCGTTTGCAAGTAGATGAGGCCAACAAAAAAGTGGCTTTTTTTACAGTAGGTGTAGAAAATGCCAATATGACACGGTTAAGTAATATTGCTGTCCGTACTCCATTAAAGCTAAATGGATTAAATTTTGTAGAGTTGTTTGTCTGGCTATCTGCGAGTATGTCAGCAGTTTCCCATTCAAAAGTAGACGAACAAGTGGCGCTACCTCCAATTGGTTGGGGTTCTGTTTAATTGAGATTTCCTGCTTACACTCACACAGCTGTCGGAAAATGGCTTTATGAAAACTTCAATTAAAATACCTCAATGGCGGGTAGTCGCCGCATCAGTATGCGGTACAAGTCACATAAAAAATAAGCAGCTGTGTCAGGATGCTCACCATTTTTTAATATTGCCAGATAATGTTTTAGTGGTGGCAGCAGCAGATGGTGCTGGATCTGCCATTCTAGGTAAGGTTGGGGCGATGGTTGCGACAGAAACCGCAGTCGAAACTATATCTCGAAAAGAAACTAATCAGGCTGCACTTGAAGATGACGCTGTAGTGCGATCGCTTCTAATGGAGTCCATATTAACCGCCAAAACCGCCGTGGAAGAGGAGGCTGTTGCCTGCAACAAAAAGCCACACGATTTGGCAAGTACATTAATTGTTGTAATTGCGACTCCGGGACTTGTGGCAGTTGCACAAATCGGAGATGGCGTGGCAGTAGTGAAGGATAGTATGGGCAATCTGAGCGCACTTACCACTCCTGACAACGGAGAATACATGAATGAAACCACTTTTTTGGTTTCACCTGGTGCCATAGAAAGAGTACAAGTGAAAATATTACGTCAATCTGTAGTTAATCTCGGTGTTATTACTGATGGACTTCAATGGTTAGCGATGAACATGGCTATCAGCGCCCCTCACAAACCTTTCTTCCTTCCTTTGTTTGACTTTGTTGCTAACGCTGACGACAAAATAGTGGCGAAAGAGCAACTGGTAAAGTTTTTGCGTTCAGAGCGAATCGCGCAAAGGACAGACGATGATTTGACCCTGATCGTAGCAGCGCTAACTGATTAACTAATAATCACAAGACTATCTCTCCAAGCCTTCGAGAGTTTCGTCAACCTATCCCCAACTACTTATCGAGATAAACATCATTATGCAGGTACTACGTTGTCTTCCCAACCAAACATTAATTCCTCTCAATCTCACTGTCAGTTTAGGGCGTGGTGGTGAAGCCTGTATTTATACAGTGCCAACTGATGCCAACTTAGTGGCTAAAGTTTATCACAAGCCATCAGAGCAACAAGCTCGCAAACTTGAGGTGATGCTCTCTCACCCACCAGAAAACCCAACAGCTAGCTTAGGACACATTTCGATTGCTTGGCCTTTGGAGTTGTTAAGAGCAAAAGATAGTAGTGACAGCATTATTGGTTTTCTAATGCCGCGCATTCGGGGAATGCGTCCAATCATCGATTTCTACAATCCCAGAACTCGTCGAGAGCACTGTCCTCTATTTAGCTACCAATACTTGCTTCGCACCGCTCGCAACCTAGCAGCTGCTTTTGCAGCTTTGCATGCCAGTGGATACTGTGTTGGTGATGTGAATGAGTCAAATATTCTTGTCAGCGATACAGCTTTGGTGACAGTTGTAGACACAGACTCATTCCAAGTAAGCGATCCAGACAACGATTTCGTTTACCGTTGTCCTGTTGGTAAACCAGAATTTACCCCACCAGAACTACAAAATAAAACTTTCGCTCACTGCGATCGCGCTATTCCCCATGACTTATTTGGTTTAGCAGTACTAATATTCCAACTGTTAATGGAGGGTACGCATCCATTTTCTGGTATTTACACAGGCGCAGGTGAACCACCTCCTTACGAAGCTCGCATAGCAAGTGGTCATTTCACTTACAGTAAGAATCATTCTGTACCCTATATTCCTACTCCAATCGCACCTGCTTGGAAAATTCTGCATCCCAGTTTGCAGGATCTGTTTGTGCGTTGTTTTGAAGAAGGACACAATAACCCCTTACTGCGTCCTAGTGCGCAAACTTGGGCTTTAGCTTTGGCAGAAGCTGAAGAATCCTTAATGAACTGTGAAGTTAACCCCCAACATCGCTACAGCAACCATTTACAATCTTGCCCTTGGTGTGAACGCGCTTTAAGATTGGGAGGACGCGATCCTTTCCCCTCACCAGCTGCGATCGCGGCAAAAGAGCATCTCAAACCCCGCCCACAATCAAGAAAGCGCTATTCCCAACATCGGCGTGCTCCACAGCCAGTTATTCCATTGCAACAAATTCATCGTTACAGTTCATTTGCTCATCACAATGTTCCTTTTTACAAACCTGCCAGAAAGCCCAAATTTTATCCAATTATTCTTGGCTTGCTTGGATTGGGTACATTAGGATATTTAGACTTAGTAGTTAAATTTACTAGTCGCCCTTATCTAACTCAAAATTCCTACTCTCAACAAACATTTATTTCTCCTAATACCAACAATGCCAATCGTAGAAATCTGACGTTTGCGGAGTACTATAAGCAAGGGCATGCCTCTTACAAACTCAAAGACTATGATCAAGCGATCGCAAACTTTTCTCTTGCAATCCAACAAGCTCCCACATACGCCAAAGCCTACATAAATCGGGGCAATGCCCACTATAACCTTAAAGATTATGAGGCTGCAATTGCAGATTATAACCAAGCAATTCAAACTAACCCCAAAGAATTCAAAGCATATGTTAATCGGGGTAATGCTCGCTATATGCTTGCTGAATCTAGTAGCGATCCTGAAAAATATTACAATCTAGCAATTAGTGACTTTAATAGTGCTTTGCGCTTTAATGAAAAGGAAGTGGAAGCATATATCAGAAGAGGCATTTCCCACGCTCAAATTGCCAAATATACAGGTGATTCGCAACTGAATTATCAAAAAGCCATAGCTGATTTTAATCAAGCGATCGCTATTAATCCATCAAGGGCAGAAGCCTATTTCCAACGCGGGCTTGTCCGCTATCAAACTGCTCAATATGGTAGTGACTTTGAAAAAGAATACAACCAAGCGATCACAGACTTTGATCAAGCTTTACTTCTTAATTCACGATTAGCAAAAGTTTATCTGAAACGAGGAATGGTTCGCTATGAACTTGCTCAGTATGGAGGCAGTGAATCTAGTGTTAATAAAAATAAAGCAATAAATGATTTGCAGACTGCTGCCAAAATTTCCCTTGAGCAAGAAGATGTTGATAATTATCAACAAGCCCTCAGTAGTATCTGCGTAGTTCTTGAAAATAAGTGTGAATCAGTCTTCCAAAACACTAATTTTTTAGATTAGAACAACTAAAAAAGTAAATAACAAATCATATATTGGCATTGGTAGCTAGCTTATTCTAAATTAGAAAGAGTGAAATTACTCAAAACCGTTGAAACTCTAGCTAGCTACTTTGTTATACATTTATATTACTGAAAAAGAAGGCTTACTATAATTTCAAGCTTTTTAATTTTTTTACAGTCAAATAAAGTTTTTTTACTCAGCCTTCATAATAATTAGCAGAAATACGCTTAAATTATATACTTGAGAATTTAGCAATCAATAGTTGCTTGATTTAAGTTTAGAAACAGTCAAACAATCATTAATACTTATAAAAATCCGAGGCAATTGCATGAAAGCAGTGATTTTGGCTGGTGGGTTAGGCACACGCCTAAGTGAAGAAACTAGTATCAGACCAAAGCCTATGGTTGAAATTGGCGGGAAGCCAATCCTATGGCATATTATGAAGATTTATTCTGCCCACGGTATTAATGACTTCATCATTTGCTGCGGTTATAAGGGTTACATCATCAAGGAGTATTTTGCCAACTACTTCTTACATATGTCAGATGTAACCTTTGATATGCGGTTTAACCAAATGAGTGTACACTCAGGTTATGCTGAACCTTGGCGCGTCACTTTGGTAGACACAGGCGACAATACCATGACTGGTGGCAGATTAAAACGAGTCAAGGAACATATTGGAAACGAGACTTTCTGCTTCACCTACGGTGATGGTGTATGTAATGTTGATATTACAGAACTAATTAAATTTCATCAAGAACAAAAGACCTTAGGAACACTCACAGCTGTTCAACCCCCAGGACGTTTTGGTGCAATTATATTAGGACAAGAGCAAACCACAATCACCAGCTTCCATGAAAAACCAGAAGGAGATGGTGCTTGGATTAATGGTGGTTATTTCGTATTAGAACCTGAGGTAATCAATCTCATCCCAGATGATTCTTGTGTTTGGGAAAAAGAACCATTAGAAAAACTTGCAGAAATGCAACAGCTATCTGCCTTTAAACATAATGGTTTTTGGCAACCAATGGATACATTAAGGGATA
Coding sequences within it:
- a CDS encoding YciI family protein, whose product is MPKYVMWGSYCEDVLEKRAPYRQVHLDGLAKQKESGVLITIGPTQDLTKVFGIYEAPDQDTVRQLVENDPYWKNGVWTEYTIKEWIQAF
- the pheT gene encoding phenylalanine--tRNA ligase subunit beta, whose amino-acid sequence is MRISIKWLRELVEVKLNPEDLAETLTMAGFEVEDIEDRRTWADGVVVGRVLERQPHPNADKLSVCQVDVGTGETLNIVCGAPNVRADIYVPVATVGTYLPNIDLKIKPAKLRGVPSNGMICSLKELGLPSDVDGIHIFTQENLPLGSDVRSLLGLDDVILDVTATANRADALSMVGIAREVAALTGAKLTIPEPDEASVPQGAGNLAIKVADTQACPAYIGTVIKQVKIAPSPEWLQQRLRAAGVRPINNVVDITNYVLLEWGQPLHAFDCDRLQSVTGGEKLTIGVRFANAGESLKTLDGQTRTLSTQNLLITANDKPVALAGVMGGEATEVHGNTQNLVLEAALFDPVAIRRSSRSVGLRSESSSRYERGVNSAGLEIATRRALSLLTELAFGKLVTQEIADTRPDPSTWTRSIELRLDRVNQVLGPIDLGEKNGELQSEDVERILTALSCQLTPIEERTWMVTVPPYRYRDLEREIDLIEEIARLYGYDRFCDTLPEKSEAGYLPFEQEMLRKLRAAFRAKGLTELMHYSLVKPGEDRQIVLANPLFVEYSALRTDLISGLIDAFQYNLEQGNGSLNGFEIGRIFWQEENGLQEADALAGIMGGDPTSSKWIRSGREQPMTWFEAKGILESVFQLMGLQVEYQPDCRDRRLHPGRTASLWLGGSRLGVFGQLHPQLQREKNLPDAISIFQLDLNVLLDALDQDEILVPAFKPYSTYPATDRDIAFFAPVKVTVAEIEKVITKVGKDLLESVELFDEYHGEHVPQGQRSLAFRLIYRASDRTLTDAEVEPVHQKVRDTLVEKFGVSLRS
- a CDS encoding VWA domain-containing protein, coding for MQDTLKLDEVVEFAENPEPRCPCVLLLDTSGSMQGIPINALNEGLLSFKDELIKNSLASRRVEVAIVTFDSHVNVVQDFVTADQFNPPILTAQGLTNMGSGIHKALDMIQERKAQYRSNGVAYYRPWVFMITDGEPQGESDNIIEQATKRLQVDEANKKVAFFTVGVENANMTRLSNIAVRTPLKLNGLNFVELFVWLSASMSAVSHSKVDEQVALPPIGWGSV
- a CDS encoding PP2C family serine/threonine-protein phosphatase, encoding MKTSIKIPQWRVVAASVCGTSHIKNKQLCQDAHHFLILPDNVLVVAAADGAGSAILGKVGAMVATETAVETISRKETNQAALEDDAVVRSLLMESILTAKTAVEEEAVACNKKPHDLASTLIVVIATPGLVAVAQIGDGVAVVKDSMGNLSALTTPDNGEYMNETTFLVSPGAIERVQVKILRQSVVNLGVITDGLQWLAMNMAISAPHKPFFLPLFDFVANADDKIVAKEQLVKFLRSERIAQRTDDDLTLIVAALTD
- a CDS encoding tetratricopeptide repeat protein is translated as MQVLRCLPNQTLIPLNLTVSLGRGGEACIYTVPTDANLVAKVYHKPSEQQARKLEVMLSHPPENPTASLGHISIAWPLELLRAKDSSDSIIGFLMPRIRGMRPIIDFYNPRTRREHCPLFSYQYLLRTARNLAAAFAALHASGYCVGDVNESNILVSDTALVTVVDTDSFQVSDPDNDFVYRCPVGKPEFTPPELQNKTFAHCDRAIPHDLFGLAVLIFQLLMEGTHPFSGIYTGAGEPPPYEARIASGHFTYSKNHSVPYIPTPIAPAWKILHPSLQDLFVRCFEEGHNNPLLRPSAQTWALALAEAEESLMNCEVNPQHRYSNHLQSCPWCERALRLGGRDPFPSPAAIAAKEHLKPRPQSRKRYSQHRRAPQPVIPLQQIHRYSSFAHHNVPFYKPARKPKFYPIILGLLGLGTLGYLDLVVKFTSRPYLTQNSYSQQTFISPNTNNANRRNLTFAEYYKQGHASYKLKDYDQAIANFSLAIQQAPTYAKAYINRGNAHYNLKDYEAAIADYNQAIQTNPKEFKAYVNRGNARYMLAESSSDPEKYYNLAISDFNSALRFNEKEVEAYIRRGISHAQIAKYTGDSQLNYQKAIADFNQAIAINPSRAEAYFQRGLVRYQTAQYGSDFEKEYNQAITDFDQALLLNSRLAKVYLKRGMVRYELAQYGGSESSVNKNKAINDLQTAAKISLEQEDVDNYQQALSSICVVLENKCESVFQNTNFLD
- the rfbF gene encoding glucose-1-phosphate cytidylyltransferase, coding for MKAVILAGGLGTRLSEETSIRPKPMVEIGGKPILWHIMKIYSAHGINDFIICCGYKGYIIKEYFANYFLHMSDVTFDMRFNQMSVHSGYAEPWRVTLVDTGDNTMTGGRLKRVKEHIGNETFCFTYGDGVCNVDITELIKFHQEQKTLGTLTAVQPPGRFGAIILGQEQTTITSFHEKPEGDGAWINGGYFVLEPEVINLIPDDSCVWEKEPLEKLAEMQQLSAFKHNGFWQPMDTLRDKNYLEELWKSGKAPWKAW